The Brachypodium distachyon strain Bd21 chromosome 4, Brachypodium_distachyon_v3.0, whole genome shotgun sequence nucleotide sequence CATCAAAGCCTGTGCGCAAGAGTTCGTCAATGGACGACGGTATGTGGCCTCCTGAGTACGTCGCAAATGTATCAATTCCTTTTGAAGTTTTTCGTACTTGTTCATGCGTTTCTACCAATATTTATCAAAAAATAGTTTCGAAATGGATTGCTTTTTTGACGATGGCAATCACGCCCGCTAGACACAGGACCTTATTCTGGAAGATGTGCTTGTTTCGTTCTTTCCAAGTACAATGCAATATCAAGGGTAAATATATACCAAATACAAAATACAGCAAACACGGTATGGAAAAGCGCTCAAACCAGCAGAGAGACTGAGAGAGACGTAACCAACTAAGATGGCCCACTAGTGCGAATGTATTTTCTTCACTTGTGCGAGGATCTTCTTGGCTAGCATACGGAGCTGTTCATCACATTTGTCGCAATTCAGAATCCCCATCATACTTCTCGTGATTTCTTCCTCCTTTCTTGACATCTCGTGCTTCATTATTGAGGCCCTCTGAGAAGGAGAAGTATCATCGACGAGAAGCCACATCAGCTTCAGTGATGCTGCTGCTAGGCTGGACCATGCGCCATGGTCATTACGGTGGAGGTCGGAGCTTACAGGGGCCATGACTATGGAGAGCATACCAAATGACCTTCTCATGGCTCTGCGGTTGTTCCCGTCGGCAGCGAGCTTCTTGAGCATTAGAAGGGCATCCATCAGCTGCTGTCTGTAGTCAGATTTAGGTCTTCGCTTCATCTTGTTCACAGCGTCCGTGAGCATGTTCTTTCCGATGATGATTGATGGTTCATCGGCGCGCGCAGATATGGGGCGCAGGTATGCTGGGCAAACTAGCAGCTGGATCTGCTTAGGCCTGACACTCACATTTAGTAACTCCCGTTGCCTATGGCTCAGCAGAATAGCATGACGGTCTGCTGGGTTTCGAGCAAGTACAAAAGGAAATTAGTTGAAATTCATCATGGAATTGAACAGGGAGGATTCCAAACTCAAAGGAGTTATTAGTGTAAAGTAGGCGCAAAAAGCAGTTCTTTAGAACCTTAACGGAGAGAGGGGAAAGACAAATCATGCAACGAAGGCATGAAACATGTATAATGGATCCTTCAAACTAGCTAGCTCCCCTCAGTTCGTAAACACACATAATCTGAATCTCTGATGATTGGATCTACATCTCTGCATGAAGAATGATTTGGCGTATATATTGATGCCATATTATTATGTGACTTAATTAGTAGGACTAGTCCAAGTTTGAATCTCCACTTGATATATCCCCCAACCTGCTGATGACTGGAAGAATTTGCAAATCGAGCTAATTTGTAGCACAAAGTTACAGAGAGAGCACGCTCAAAAGATGGGAGGCAAACGAGGAACTGACATAACAGTTGGAGCAAAACCAAAGAAGTTAGAAATCAATAGTATCATAGCGAAGAGACTAACCAAACAATCCGGACGAGGGCTGTGACTGTGAGCAACCAAAAGTCCTCCTCGAGCACGGAGACGAAGCtaccgaggaggaggatggtgCCATCGACAGGTATCCCATTTTTGTTTAGCTGAATTGGGTTGGAAGTTGGAACGAAGCAAGCAGACCAACTTATCTGTACTTCTTGGCTTCCAACTGGCTTCGATCGGAGTTGGTAGTATGACCTGTAGACGCGAGATTAGATCTTGACCGAACAGTCCGAACCTACATCAAGGCGAAGTCATTTCTAATCAATCTGAACATCCAGCTCGTGTTTGTTAGCATCAAACAAGGGAGGCCTTatccttttgttttcgttAAACacctcttttttcttcttctggagGACATGTtaatttttccttttaaacAACTAGTATGAGGGCATGCACTTTAGTGTGCCGATTATGGGTGAGTTTGGCATCGAGGTGTAATACGATAATCTAACTTTTGCCTATTTTGtgtttggctagccaaattgTTTGTGCTTTCGTGaaacagattataaaataatttcagcACCGCAGAGTTCAGCAATGCCAAGCCGAGCctatgtctaaatacatacTACCTCCATCCGGGTTTATAATTAAGGTCTCTATTGGGTtttgtgccaaactttgaccaacaattatacAAATAACATTTAAGATATGTATATAATagttatatcattagaaagagttttccaatacgaatctaatgatatttCTTTTGTGTCACAATTAACTCATATAACTGATGTaaattttggtcaaagtttggcattAAATTTGATGCGGGCCTTAGATACCctgatggagggagtaacatacATTTTTACACAAACCAGTTGGGAAAATCAGTTTCGGATGGTTATGTGCAAtctcaccgaagggatcgGCGAAAATTTCTTGAGACAGCGGGAAACAGGGAAACAAGGCGGATGTTTGTGCTGTCCCGCACGGACGCGAGAAATCCAATCAACACTCGGTGTTCTAAAGTTTTCCGGAGATTGCACCGTTAGATcgcgatgaaatttcacatcGTCGTAGTAGACAAAATTCTGCACAATCCCAATGAAGGGATCAGCGTAACCTTTCTTGATGCGTTGGAAAACATGCGAACAGTCAGATGTTCAAGCTGTCCCGTACTGTCGCGAGAAATCCAAACTACGCTCAATGTTTGAAGTTTTCCggagattccaccgttggatcacaatgaaatttcacagCGTTATAGAAGACGCAATTCCGAACATTCTCGCCGGAGGGATCGTTGAAACAGTGCTTGAGGCAGCGGATACCTtgcgagagagagaaagaggcaGGAGGAAAGAAAAGGCAGACGACCGGAGAGTaagaggatgaagaaataaaaacatgAAAAGACCATCTTACCTTTCTGAGTTTGAGGAGGGGGCGTATTGAATTAGGAGATTGGTTTTGATGGTAAAGTTAAGCATGTCCAATAGCTGCAGGTCCAGTATTCCACCCAATGCCTAGTTTCCACCAAAACTTTGAGTGAGGGGACATGAGAATAAAATGTGCTCCATGAATTCATTGGCATTGTCGTCACACACACATAGTAAATTTCATAGAACCATATTTTTTGGGGCAGCTCAGACGTCGAGCCACACTTAAGAAATATGGTTCTATAAAATTTACTCTCTCACAAAGAACACAACATTGGTTTCAACTTGTTTTATGGCCATACGAGATACATGCTATACTCCCGTTTTATGTCATCACACAGGACAGAATATTTGCCTTAACATAATCGGTGATTTTCCAGAGGCACTGACAGGCTGTCACGCACTCAGTACATCTGGAGCATCGATCGGCGTGATCTGCCGCTAGAAAACTCGCGGAGAGAACGTGGAGCCGTGGAGAAGTCAGGCGACCGCCGCGTCGGTACATGTCCATCGGCTAGGCTAGCTACTCGCGATGAACTAGGTATATAGTACGCTTCAGCCAGTCGATCGATCGGCTACCCAGCCAGAGAAGAGAAGCAAGTAGGCTTGAAAGGCTTCGTATCCATTACTGAGATGACAGATCTCTCTGACGATACTCGTAGCTCCCACGAGCTGCAGGTCCAGCCTGCTGATCAGACGAGGGGTTCTGTAGAAGAAACAGGAGTTTCCTTTGTGGAGTTGTTGAAGGCAAGGGTAGCAGACAACGACTTTGAGTTTTCTTCCCTCCAATTCCCTAAGACG carries:
- the LOC100828314 gene encoding uncharacterized protein LOC100828314 isoform X1; this encodes MGYLSMAPSSSSVASSPCSRRTFGCSQSQPSSGLFADRHAILLSHRQRELLNVSVRPKQIQLLVCPAYLRPISARADEPSIIIGKNMLTDAVNKMKRRPKSDYRQQLMDALLMLKKLAADGNNRRAMRRSFGMLSIVMAPVSSDLHRNDHGAWSSLAAASLKLMWLLVDDTSPSQRASIMKHEMSRKEEEITRSMMGILNCDKCDEQLRMLAKKILAQVKKIHSH
- the LOC100828314 gene encoding uncharacterized protein LOC100828314 isoform X2, translated to MGYLSMAPSSSSVASSPCSRRTFGCSQSQPSSGLFDRHAILLSHRQRELLNVSVRPKQIQLLVCPAYLRPISARADEPSIIIGKNMLTDAVNKMKRRPKSDYRQQLMDALLMLKKLAADGNNRRAMRRSFGMLSIVMAPVSSDLHRNDHGAWSSLAAASLKLMWLLVDDTSPSQRASIMKHEMSRKEEEITRSMMGILNCDKCDEQLRMLAKKILAQVKKIHSH